A single Gasterosteus aculeatus chromosome 2, fGasAcu3.hap1.1, whole genome shotgun sequence DNA region contains:
- the fam3a gene encoding protein FAM3A: MRLTAPLRAAAVLLLVGLTWLLATSLFGGQAGSSVRSFFSGASEKPTAAEPRPRKYKCGLSAPCPAKHLAFRLVSGAANVIGPKICLEDKMLISSVKNNVGRGLNIALVNGVTGELLDIKTFDMWAGDISDLLKFIRPLHEGTLVFVASFDDAATKMNDESRRLFEDLGSTAVKELAFRDSWVFVGAKGIENKSPFEQRMKNSKTNNKYEGWPESLEMDGCIPLRPPLEG; this comes from the exons ATGCGATTAACAG CCCCCCTCAGAGCTGCGGCCGTGCTGCTGTTGGTGGGGCTCACCTGGCTGCTGGCCACCTCGCTGTTCGGAGGGCAGGCGGGTTCCTCTGTGCGCAGCTTCTTCAGCG GTGCAAGCGAGAAGCCAACAGCTG CTGAGCCCCGCCCTCGAAAGTACAAATGTGGACTTTCAGCTCCTTGTCCCGCAAAGCATCTGGCTTTCCGCCTGGTGTCTGGTGCTGCCAACGTCATAGGGCCCAAGATCTGTCTGGAGGACAAGAT GTTAATCAGCAGTGTGAAGAACAACGTTGGCAGAGGACTCAACATCGCCTTGGTGAATG GAGTGACAGGAGAGCTGTTGGATATAAAGACCTTTGATATGTGGGCAGGAG ATATTTCTGACCTGTTGAAGTTCATCCGGCCGCTCCATGAAGGAACACTGGTGTTTGTGGCTTCCTTTGACGATGCAGCTACAAA GATGAACGACGAGTCTCGGCGGCTGTTTGAGGATCTGGGGAGCACGGCCGTGAAGGAGCTGGCCTTCAGAGACAGCTGGGTGTTTGTCGGAGCCAAAGGCATCGAGAATAAGAGTCCCTTTGAGCAG CGGATGAAGAACAGTAAGACCAACAACAAGTATGAAGGCTGGCCCGAGTCTCTGGAGATGGATGGCTGTATTCCCCTGCGGCCGCCCCTGGAAGGGTAG
- the idh3g gene encoding isocitrate dehydrogenase [NAD] subunit gamma, mitochondrial isoform X1 — MAAHTAAMSMSKILHPFLGGRLGNTAKVFGRTLSSHKNKTGNSRDNIPPPAKYGGRHTVTLIPGDGIGPELLNHVKEVFRFCCVPVDFEVVHVNSAVETEDDINNAITAIRRNGVALKGNIETKHTMAPSVKSRNNLLRTSLDLYANVMHCQSLPGVQTRHKNIDIMIIRENTEGEYSNLEHENVSGVVESLKIITRTNSLRIAEYAFQLAREKGRKRVTAVHKANIMKLGDGLFLQCCREVASDYPDLTFDSMIVDNTTMQLVSKPQQFDVMVMPNLYGNVVSNVCAGLVGGPGLVPGANYGRDYAVFETATRNTGKSIAGKNIANPTAMLLASCMMLDHLKLYDYASMIRNAILSTMNETRLHTADLGGQGTTSEVVQSIMRVIQSKGSLTSEL; from the exons ATGGCTGCCCACACTGCTGCGATGTCGATGTCCAAAATCCTTCATCCATTCTTGGGTGGACGCCTTGGAAATACGGCCAAA gTATTTGGTAGAACTCTGTCAAGTCACAAGAATAAGACCGGAAATAGT AGGGACAACATT CCCCCTCCTGCAAAATATGGAGGCAGACACACTGTGACCCTCATACCCGGAGATGGAATCGGTCCAGAGCTGCTCAATCATGTCAAAGAGGTTTTCAG ATTCTGCTGTGTCCCGGTCGACTTTGAGGTGGTTCACGTCAACTCTGCCGTGGAGACGGAGGATGATATCAACAACGCCATCACTGCCATTCGTCGTAATGGGGTCGCCCTCAAAG GTAACATAGAAACCAAACATACCATGGCGCCATCTGTCAAATCCAGAAATAATCTTCTACG CACAAGTTTAGACCTGTATGCCAATGTGATGCACTGCCAGTCGCTGCCTGGAGTTCAAACTCGCCACAAGAACATTGACATAATGATCATCAGGGAGAACACCGAGGGAGAGTACAGCAATCTGGAGCACGAG AATGTATCTGGCGTAGTGGAGTCTCTCAAGATCATCACCAGAACCAACTCCTTGAGGATTGCAGAATATGCCTTCCAACTGGCCAGGGAGAAAGGTCGTAAAAGGGTCACTGCCGTGCACAAGGCCAACATCAT GAAGCTGGGCGATGGTCTGTTCCTTCAGTGTTGCAGGGAAGTGGCATCTGATTACCCAGACCTCACTTTTGACAGCATGATTGTGGACAACACCACCATGCAG TTGGTGTCCAAGCCCCAACAGTTTGATGTGATGGTGATGCCCAATCTGTATGGCAACGTGGTGAGCAACGTGTGCGCAGGCCTGGTGGGGGGGCCGGGCCTCGTGCCTGGGGCCAACTACGGCCGTGACTATGCGGTCTTTGAAACG GCTACAAGGAACACGGGGAAGAGTATCGCGGGAAAGAACATTGCTAACCCAACGGCCATGCTGCTAGCCAGCTGCATGATGCTGGACCACCTTAA GCTTTATGACTACGCAAGCATGATCCGAAATGCCATCCTCAGTACTATGAATGAAACCAGG TTGCACACAGCTGATCTTGGGGGTCAGGGCACCACATCCGAGGTGGTCCAGTCCATCATGAGGGTCATTCAGAGTAAAGGGTCGCTCACATCCGagctctaa
- the idh3g gene encoding isocitrate dehydrogenase [NAD] subunit gamma, mitochondrial isoform X2, whose protein sequence is MAAHTAAMSMSKILHPFLGGRLGNTAKVFGRTLSSHKNKTGNSPPPAKYGGRHTVTLIPGDGIGPELLNHVKEVFRFCCVPVDFEVVHVNSAVETEDDINNAITAIRRNGVALKGNIETKHTMAPSVKSRNNLLRTSLDLYANVMHCQSLPGVQTRHKNIDIMIIRENTEGEYSNLEHENVSGVVESLKIITRTNSLRIAEYAFQLAREKGRKRVTAVHKANIMKLGDGLFLQCCREVASDYPDLTFDSMIVDNTTMQLVSKPQQFDVMVMPNLYGNVVSNVCAGLVGGPGLVPGANYGRDYAVFETATRNTGKSIAGKNIANPTAMLLASCMMLDHLKLYDYASMIRNAILSTMNETRLHTADLGGQGTTSEVVQSIMRVIQSKGSLTSEL, encoded by the exons ATGGCTGCCCACACTGCTGCGATGTCGATGTCCAAAATCCTTCATCCATTCTTGGGTGGACGCCTTGGAAATACGGCCAAA gTATTTGGTAGAACTCTGTCAAGTCACAAGAATAAGACCGGAAATAGT CCCCCTCCTGCAAAATATGGAGGCAGACACACTGTGACCCTCATACCCGGAGATGGAATCGGTCCAGAGCTGCTCAATCATGTCAAAGAGGTTTTCAG ATTCTGCTGTGTCCCGGTCGACTTTGAGGTGGTTCACGTCAACTCTGCCGTGGAGACGGAGGATGATATCAACAACGCCATCACTGCCATTCGTCGTAATGGGGTCGCCCTCAAAG GTAACATAGAAACCAAACATACCATGGCGCCATCTGTCAAATCCAGAAATAATCTTCTACG CACAAGTTTAGACCTGTATGCCAATGTGATGCACTGCCAGTCGCTGCCTGGAGTTCAAACTCGCCACAAGAACATTGACATAATGATCATCAGGGAGAACACCGAGGGAGAGTACAGCAATCTGGAGCACGAG AATGTATCTGGCGTAGTGGAGTCTCTCAAGATCATCACCAGAACCAACTCCTTGAGGATTGCAGAATATGCCTTCCAACTGGCCAGGGAGAAAGGTCGTAAAAGGGTCACTGCCGTGCACAAGGCCAACATCAT GAAGCTGGGCGATGGTCTGTTCCTTCAGTGTTGCAGGGAAGTGGCATCTGATTACCCAGACCTCACTTTTGACAGCATGATTGTGGACAACACCACCATGCAG TTGGTGTCCAAGCCCCAACAGTTTGATGTGATGGTGATGCCCAATCTGTATGGCAACGTGGTGAGCAACGTGTGCGCAGGCCTGGTGGGGGGGCCGGGCCTCGTGCCTGGGGCCAACTACGGCCGTGACTATGCGGTCTTTGAAACG GCTACAAGGAACACGGGGAAGAGTATCGCGGGAAAGAACATTGCTAACCCAACGGCCATGCTGCTAGCCAGCTGCATGATGCTGGACCACCTTAA GCTTTATGACTACGCAAGCATGATCCGAAATGCCATCCTCAGTACTATGAATGAAACCAGG TTGCACACAGCTGATCTTGGGGGTCAGGGCACCACATCCGAGGTGGTCCAGTCCATCATGAGGGTCATTCAGAGTAAAGGGTCGCTCACATCCGagctctaa